Proteins encoded within one genomic window of Salipaludibacillus agaradhaerens:
- a CDS encoding TetR family transcriptional regulator has protein sequence MRQQTNKYDLLIEAALTVMKEKGFEKASVSQIVKEAGVAQGTFYLYFESKSAVVPAIAEKILSALLTEIKARHDEEASIFDTIEMIVDVTFDITEEYHELILFCYSGLAYYDSFGRWEEIYQPYYHWLEDQLVNAQTKGMIKSTIRLSSLAKMIINVIETSAETYVLANQSTEAINTTKNEITTFVKSAMTDCHS, from the coding sequence ATGCGTCAACAAACGAATAAATACGACTTGCTCATTGAGGCAGCGCTCACTGTTATGAAAGAAAAAGGATTTGAAAAAGCTTCTGTCTCCCAGATAGTCAAGGAAGCAGGGGTCGCTCAAGGAACTTTCTATTTATATTTTGAATCGAAAAGTGCCGTCGTCCCTGCTATTGCAGAAAAGATTCTCAGTGCTCTTTTAACAGAAATTAAAGCAAGACATGATGAGGAAGCATCTATCTTTGACACAATTGAGATGATCGTTGACGTAACATTTGATATTACGGAAGAATATCATGAGCTTATTTTATTTTGTTACTCAGGTTTAGCCTACTATGATTCCTTTGGGCGTTGGGAAGAGATTTATCAGCCTTATTACCATTGGTTAGAAGACCAATTAGTTAACGCGCAGACAAAGGGAATGATTAAATCGACAATAAGGCTCTCTTCGCTGGCTAAAATGATAATCAATGTGATTGAAACCTCAGCAGAAACATATGTTTTAGCTAACCAAAGTACAGAAGCAATCAACACGACAAAAAATGAGATAACTACTTTTGTAAAAAGCGCTATGACTGACTGTCATTCATAG